A single Dermacentor variabilis isolate Ectoservices chromosome 9, ASM5094787v1, whole genome shotgun sequence DNA region contains:
- the LOC142557476 gene encoding uncharacterized protein LOC142557476 isoform X2 produces MNDDPWWQEEVLGVDLERSCSQPTSESCWLCDNLEDWNAVLNPLCLDLIEWQVGKLQLCSLVGIAEMHYSKDCNTRYDAAYVMAWLPRKHSCIEAIRLNEHHPQPHILSFPEITAAECPLKLHHIVIAGSASYDWALLLDTLGSIVSLETFELRNVEVSKSFAAKAGELLSANCASIKTVTLSKATIPRTASEALVNSISKCKNLRELTLSSNMSTSALKNLAKLLRSTKTLKTLHLQAEPNVHTSESRYQRNEKGIALAVAELLRRNMSLVELHYQASNEATKNILMAVEANDTLKHLILTGDDYKVNYIDTAIGSLLESALSNNRGLCSLTLKGYKILSGVAALISKGLQANATLESLDVSQCCVDVTEVRVLCNALKQNKTLQKLQIEAHSASKSERLELYAELDKNQWYSRIQLSCINMVTQELVKSLSQPSLCPTDIHLVVDKDSGASFTALFKALSTSLSVKSLSVSFNGAQLGHLTSLLTTLEENKSLRSVTLRESFLDSNCAVMVVQGLILNESVVELTLECRELSSMSAELIALLLESNEILYKFHLSSLPELTFDLVRTISQGVVENKFITETNVGCEASFVRAAVQRNVTQLHRAVRFVLRRNVGKRCAASFELLESKPSLISGLQSAAGMTEVEAKCAVKAARHFLWTNYLFINYIVHHKLECYPEEVFKSRLFSLNQTDKQFRYALTLTESSEVSLDVKNALYHRHTLPSQLVYSQCSYTWNKF; encoded by the exons ATGAATGACGATCCCTGGTGGCAGGAGGAGGTGTTAGGCGTGGACCTCGAGCGTAGTTGCTCACAGCCGACATCGGAGAGTTGTTGGCTGTGTGATAATCTAGAAGACTGGAACGCCGTGCTGAACCCATTGTGCCTTGACCTCATCGAGTGGCAAGTGGGAAAGCTTCAGTTGTGCTCGCTAGTAGGAATCGCCGAGATGCACTATTCGAAAGACTGCAACACTCGATATGACGCTGCCTACGTCATGGCGTGGCTGCCAAGAAAACATAGCTGCATTGAGGCGATCCGCTTAAATGAACATCATCCACAACCACATATTCTTTCCTTTCCAGAAATAACCGCCGCAGAGTGTCCACTGAAGCTGCACCACATAGTCATTGCAGGCAGTGCATCCTACGATTGGGCCTTGCTTCTCGACACCTTGGGGTCCATTGTGTCGCTTGAGACATTCGAGCTCCGCAACGTCGAAGTGAGCAAAAGCTTTGCCGCGAAAGCTGGTGAACTTTTATCTGCCAACTGTGCTTCTATTAAGACCGTGACTTTGTCAAAAGCCACGATTCCTCGCACTGCCTCAGAGGCTCTCGTGAACAGCATATCAAAGTGTAAGAACCTTCGGGAACTCACACTCAGTTCAAACATGAGCACCAGCGCACTGAAAAATTTAGCCAAGCTGCTGCGATCAACGAAAACATTGAAGACGCTGCATTTGCAGGCAGAGCCTAATGTGCACACATCAGAATCGCGCTACCAGAGAAATGAAAAAGGAATAGCACTGGCAGTTGCCGAACTCTTGCGGAGAAACATGTCGCTCGTTGAGTTGCACTACCAAGCTTCTAACGAAGCCACTAAAAACATTCTGATGGCCGTTGAAGCCAACGATACACtcaagcacctgatactcactggTGACGATTATAAAGTTAACTACATTGACACAGCTATTGGCAGTTTGCTCGAGTCGGCGCTGTCGAACAACCGAGGCCTTTGTTCACTAACTCTTAAGGGCTACAAAATTCTCAGTGGTGTCGCCGCGCTCATATCCAAAGGACTGCAAGCGAACGCTACTCTAGAGAGTCTTGATGTGTCTCAGTGTTGTGTGGATGTGACCGAAGTGCGAGTTCTCTGCAACGCCCTGAAACAGAATAAGACATTGCAGAAGTTGCAGATTGAAGCCCATTCAGCATCAAAGAGTGAAAG GTTGGAACTGTATGCAGAACTGGACAAGAACCAGTGGTACAGCCGCATCCAGCTAAGCTGCATAAACATGGTCACTCAAGAGCTTGTCAAGTCCCTGTCGCAACCATCTCTGTGTCCCACCGACATACACCTCGTGGTCGACAAGGATTCTGGAGCATCCTTTACTGCCCTATTCAAAGCGCTAAGCACCAGTCTCTCTGTAAAGAGCTTAAGTGTCTCCTTCAATGGTGCCCAGCTTGGACATTTGACAAGCCTGCTCACCACGCTCGAAGAAAACAAATCCCTGAGATCTGTTACACTTCGTGAGAGCTTTTTAGACTCTAACTGTGCTGTGATGGTGGTGCAGGGCCTCATCTTGAACGAGTCCGTGGTGGAGCTGACGTTGGAGTGCCGCGAGCTAAGCAGCATGTCTGCGGAACTGATTGCACTGCTGCTTGAGTCAAACGAAATTCTGTACAAGTTCCACCTCTCGAGTTTGCCGGAACTGACATTCGATTTAGTACGCACTATATCCCAGGGAGTTGTTGAGAATAAGTTCATCACCGAGACGAACGTAGGCTGTGAGGCGTCATTTGTGAGAGCAGCTGTCCAGAGGAATGTGACGCAGCTGCACCGCGCTGTTCGTTTTGTGTTGAGGCGAAATGTGGGGAAGCGGTGTGCAGCATCATTTGAGCTCCTCGAGTCAAAGCCATCCTTGATTTCAGGCCTGCAGTCAGCGGCTGGTATGACCGAAGTGGAAGCAAAGTGTGCCGTGAAGGCAGCCAGGCACTTTCTGTGGACAAATTACCTTTTCATTAACTACATTGTGCATCACAAGTTGGAGTGCTACCCCGAAGAAG TATTTAAGTCAAGACTATTTTCGCTCAACCAAACTGATAAGCAATTTAGGTATGCATTAACGCTGACAGAAAGTTCAGAAGTGTCATTGGATGTAAAAAACGCGTtgtatcatcggcatacattgccaAGTCAG CTGGTGTACTCTCAATGCAGTTACACTTGGAACAAGTTTTAA
- the LOC142557476 gene encoding uncharacterized protein LOC142557476 isoform X1 has product MNDDPWWQEEVLGVDLERSCSQPTSESCWLCDNLEDWNAVLNPLCLDLIEWQVGKLQLCSLVGIAEMHYSKDCNTRYDAAYVMAWLPRKHSCIEAIRLNEHHPQPHILSFPEITAAECPLKLHHIVIAGSASYDWALLLDTLGSIVSLETFELRNVEVSKSFAAKAGELLSANCASIKTVTLSKATIPRTASEALVNSISKCKNLRELTLSSNMSTSALKNLAKLLRSTKTLKTLHLQAEPNVHTSESRYQRNEKGIALAVAELLRRNMSLVELHYQASNEATKNILMAVEANDTLKHLILTGDDYKVNYIDTAIGSLLESALSNNRGLCSLTLKGYKILSGVAALISKGLQANATLESLDVSQCCVDVTEVRVLCNALKQNKTLQKLQIEAHSASKSERLELYAELDKNQWYSRIQLSCINMVTQELVKSLSQPSLCPTDIHLVVDKDSGASFTALFKALSTSLSVKSLSVSFNGAQLGHLTSLLTTLEENKSLRSVTLRESFLDSNCAVMVVQGLILNESVVELTLECRELSSMSAELIALLLESNEILYKFHLSSLPELTFDLVRTISQGVVENKFITETNVGCEASFVRAAVQRNVTQLHRAVRFVLRRNVGKRCAASFELLESKPSLISGLQSAAGMTEVEAKCAVKAARHFLWTNYLFINYIVHHKLECYPEEVFKSRLFSLNQTDKQFRYALTLTESSEVSLDVKNALYHRHTLPSQVSRVFLQYHLHKLRTIVGPVLSPAVRTPYFIGNMSEVIDLI; this is encoded by the exons ATGAATGACGATCCCTGGTGGCAGGAGGAGGTGTTAGGCGTGGACCTCGAGCGTAGTTGCTCACAGCCGACATCGGAGAGTTGTTGGCTGTGTGATAATCTAGAAGACTGGAACGCCGTGCTGAACCCATTGTGCCTTGACCTCATCGAGTGGCAAGTGGGAAAGCTTCAGTTGTGCTCGCTAGTAGGAATCGCCGAGATGCACTATTCGAAAGACTGCAACACTCGATATGACGCTGCCTACGTCATGGCGTGGCTGCCAAGAAAACATAGCTGCATTGAGGCGATCCGCTTAAATGAACATCATCCACAACCACATATTCTTTCCTTTCCAGAAATAACCGCCGCAGAGTGTCCACTGAAGCTGCACCACATAGTCATTGCAGGCAGTGCATCCTACGATTGGGCCTTGCTTCTCGACACCTTGGGGTCCATTGTGTCGCTTGAGACATTCGAGCTCCGCAACGTCGAAGTGAGCAAAAGCTTTGCCGCGAAAGCTGGTGAACTTTTATCTGCCAACTGTGCTTCTATTAAGACCGTGACTTTGTCAAAAGCCACGATTCCTCGCACTGCCTCAGAGGCTCTCGTGAACAGCATATCAAAGTGTAAGAACCTTCGGGAACTCACACTCAGTTCAAACATGAGCACCAGCGCACTGAAAAATTTAGCCAAGCTGCTGCGATCAACGAAAACATTGAAGACGCTGCATTTGCAGGCAGAGCCTAATGTGCACACATCAGAATCGCGCTACCAGAGAAATGAAAAAGGAATAGCACTGGCAGTTGCCGAACTCTTGCGGAGAAACATGTCGCTCGTTGAGTTGCACTACCAAGCTTCTAACGAAGCCACTAAAAACATTCTGATGGCCGTTGAAGCCAACGATACACtcaagcacctgatactcactggTGACGATTATAAAGTTAACTACATTGACACAGCTATTGGCAGTTTGCTCGAGTCGGCGCTGTCGAACAACCGAGGCCTTTGTTCACTAACTCTTAAGGGCTACAAAATTCTCAGTGGTGTCGCCGCGCTCATATCCAAAGGACTGCAAGCGAACGCTACTCTAGAGAGTCTTGATGTGTCTCAGTGTTGTGTGGATGTGACCGAAGTGCGAGTTCTCTGCAACGCCCTGAAACAGAATAAGACATTGCAGAAGTTGCAGATTGAAGCCCATTCAGCATCAAAGAGTGAAAG GTTGGAACTGTATGCAGAACTGGACAAGAACCAGTGGTACAGCCGCATCCAGCTAAGCTGCATAAACATGGTCACTCAAGAGCTTGTCAAGTCCCTGTCGCAACCATCTCTGTGTCCCACCGACATACACCTCGTGGTCGACAAGGATTCTGGAGCATCCTTTACTGCCCTATTCAAAGCGCTAAGCACCAGTCTCTCTGTAAAGAGCTTAAGTGTCTCCTTCAATGGTGCCCAGCTTGGACATTTGACAAGCCTGCTCACCACGCTCGAAGAAAACAAATCCCTGAGATCTGTTACACTTCGTGAGAGCTTTTTAGACTCTAACTGTGCTGTGATGGTGGTGCAGGGCCTCATCTTGAACGAGTCCGTGGTGGAGCTGACGTTGGAGTGCCGCGAGCTAAGCAGCATGTCTGCGGAACTGATTGCACTGCTGCTTGAGTCAAACGAAATTCTGTACAAGTTCCACCTCTCGAGTTTGCCGGAACTGACATTCGATTTAGTACGCACTATATCCCAGGGAGTTGTTGAGAATAAGTTCATCACCGAGACGAACGTAGGCTGTGAGGCGTCATTTGTGAGAGCAGCTGTCCAGAGGAATGTGACGCAGCTGCACCGCGCTGTTCGTTTTGTGTTGAGGCGAAATGTGGGGAAGCGGTGTGCAGCATCATTTGAGCTCCTCGAGTCAAAGCCATCCTTGATTTCAGGCCTGCAGTCAGCGGCTGGTATGACCGAAGTGGAAGCAAAGTGTGCCGTGAAGGCAGCCAGGCACTTTCTGTGGACAAATTACCTTTTCATTAACTACATTGTGCATCACAAGTTGGAGTGCTACCCCGAAGAAG TATTTAAGTCAAGACTATTTTCGCTCAACCAAACTGATAAGCAATTTAGGTATGCATTAACGCTGACAGAAAGTTCAGAAGTGTCATTGGATGTAAAAAACGCGTtgtatcatcggcatacattgccaAGTCAGGTGAGTCGAGTATTCTTACAGtatcatttacataaattaaGAACCATAGTGGGCCCAGTTTTGAGCCCTGCGGTGCGTACACCCTATTTTATAGGCAATATGTCAGAGGTAATAGACCTTATCTGA
- the LOC142557472 gene encoding uncharacterized protein LOC142557472, with amino-acid sequence MTAEEGETVAALASEGTAASGNESMSYSEHIVARLTKRGLDFDRACQYDEYHADCWLCHDLDRWSKVLHPVSFELVEAEPARLAIRSTQTNRRQYSDEDELYDAAYVFCWLPKAHRCVQRIVMEGQGIVLFYRPAFTLALALGRSVNVQHLKLHGGHETPVCEEELSEGLAGLERLKSFEFSRFTINASMSRCVANLLRRNASHLTAVSFSNNNMSQKSINRLLRALQSCRLLGELSLLGNNVSKGNINSVARLLRVAKSLTKLTLDQSLGNNVSLFAVSEALQANTSLLELHIGQCDTRFEPLFEALIANKTLKHLDLNGCNINGSNAESLATALGSNVGLKKLELKDAHVDADSVVALAHGLETNSALELLDLRDNTVNVRAINTFCRMLRNNKTIKSVQFSEVEATELERSTLSFQMAQDKGYSRIQMTWAEPDLPPLSAAMALASESPTELHLSDANELPEVSISALLENLATNEHVRTVTVETRAEHRQIALAFCHVLALNQTIQNLEFSMTLDESDHGLFGTVAKALATNNTVSQVCFRSSEISLRSLKSIAFMLSKNTAITKLELNITRSVPIKRLAILSRALVKNQSVVDFTLTSVPDANRVSFRMFTSIRRNTSLLNMAVRFLTHQRLDRQAAVAFEALSEKASLVPHIMKVTEQTEEKAKKDVLSAKRYIQSNYFQLAGIVRESVVCHLGLGRQIDTLNHDCLCSITRYLKLSDIVSVHCDNPNGQP; translated from the exons ATGACGGCCGAAGAGGGTGAGACAGTCGCGGCCCTTGCGTCGGAAGGCACAGCTGCTAGTGGTAATGAGAGCATGTCGTACTCCGAACATATCGTGGCCCGGCTAACAAAGCGCGGTCTAGACTTTGATCGAGCCTGTCAGTACGACGAATACCACGCCGATTGCTGGCTCTGCCACGACCTCGACCGATGGAGCAAGGTCTTGCATCCAGTGAGCTTCGAACTTGTCGAAGCCGAACCGGCCAGGCTGGCCATCCGCTCGACGCAGACAAATCGGCGTCAGTACAGCGACGAAGACGAACTTTACGACGCCGCTTACGTCTTCTGCTGGCTGCCGAAGGCGCATCGGTGCGTTCAGCGCATCGTGATGGAAGGCCAGGGGATTGTGCTCTTCTATCGACCAGCCTTCACCCTCGCGTTGGCGCTAGGCCGGAGCGTCAACGTCCAGCACCTGAAGCTTCACGGTGGCCACGAAACGCCCGTCTGCGAAGAAGAGCTTTCCGAAGGGCTGGCTGGCCTTGAACGTCTCAAGAGCTTCGAATTTTCCCGTTTCACCATCAATGCATCAATGTCGAGATGCGTAGCAAATTTGCTAAGACGAAACGCGAGCCACCTTACTGCGGTTTCCTTCTCCAATAATAACATGTCGCAGAAGTCCATCAACCGCCTCTTGCGTGCGCTGCAGAGCTGTCGCCTCCTCGGCGAGCTGTCTCTCCTCGGGAACAACGTATCAAAGGGAAACATAAACTCTGTCGCCAGGTTACTGCGTGTCGCGAAGTCCTTGACCAAGCTAACGCTCGACCAGAGTCTGGGAAACAACGTCAGCCTATTCGCCGTATCAGAGGCGCTCCAGGCCAATACGTCCCTACTAGAGCTTCACATTGGCCAGTGTGACACGCGCTTCGAGCCCCTTTTTGAAGCGCTAATCGCGAACAAGACCCTGAAGCACTTGGACCTGAACGGTTGCAACATCAACGGCAGTAATGCGGAGTCACTCGCGACAGCACTGGGTAGCAACGTAGGGCTGAAAAAGTTGGAATTAAAGGACGCTCATGTCGATGCCGACTCAGTGGTGGCACTTGCTCATGGGCTGGAAACGAACTCTGCTCTCGAGTTGCTGGATCTGAGGGATAACACCGTGAATGTACGTGCCATCAACACGTTCTGCAGAATGCTGCGAAATAACAAGACTATAAAGAGTGTGCAGTTTTCTGAAGTTGAAGCTACAGAACTGGAAAG GTCAACTCTCTCCTTTCAAATGGCCCAAGACAAAGGCTACAGCCGTATCCAGATGACTTGGGCCGAGCCCGACCTTCCCCCACTGTCTGCAGCCATGGCACTTGCTTCAGAGTCGCCGACAGAACTCCACCTAAGCGATGCCAATGAGCTCCCCGAAGTCAGCATTTCTGCGCTCCTTGAAAATCTCGCCACAAATGAACATGTGAGAACTGTAACAGTCGAGACGAGAGCAGAACACAGACAAATCGCTCTTGCGTTCTGCCATGTGCTCGCCTTGAACCAGACTATCCAGAATCTTGAATTTAGTATGACTCTTGACGAATCAGACCATGGGCTGTTTGGCACGGTCGCCAAGGCACTCGCGACAAACAACACAGTGTCTCAAGTATGTTTCAGAAGCTCAGAGATATCCTTGAGGTCGCTCAAGTCGATTGCTTTTATGCTTTCAAAAAATACCGCAATCACCAAGCTGGAGTTGAACATTACTCGATCCGTACCCATCAAGCGCCTTGCCATTCTTTCACGTGCCCTGGTTAAAAACCAGTCGGTCGTGGATTTTACGCTAACCTCTGTGCCAGATGCAAACCGTGTGTCTTTCCGTATGTTTACCTCCATTCGACGAAACACCAGTCTTCTAAACATGGCTGTGAGATTTCTCACACACCAGAGGCTAGATAGGCAGGCTGCTGTGGCATTCGAAGCCCTCAGCGAAAAGGCGTCGCTTGTTCCACACATAATGAAAGTGACCGAACAGACTGAGGAAAAGGCAAAAAAGGACGTGCTGTCAGCAAAGCGATACATTCAGTCAAACTACTTTCAACTAGCAGGCATTGTGAGAGAAAGTGTTGTTTGCCACCTTGGCTTGGGAAGACAGATTGACACCTTGAATCACGATTGCCTATGTTCCATTACACGATATCTCAAGTTGTCGGACATTGTCTCTGTACATTGCGACAACCCTAATGGACAGCCATAA